Proteins from a single region of Bacillus sp. (in: firmicutes):
- a CDS encoding GntR family transcriptional regulator: MSQFFLEDENVIKPDTRHLYLLVVDRIKKDIDSGAYKEDEKLPSEFDLAKQLGISRATLREALRVLEEENIIIRRHGVGTFINPKPVFTSGIEELFSVTDMIKRAGKKPGTIFVSTTSRQATDDDIFKFNCAPDEEIVVVERVRTSDDEPVVYCIDKIPKSILPMNYTHELGSIFDLFEREAGCHITYAITNIEPLGFSEKISPILHCEVDASLLVMKQMHFDENDQPVFYSCNYFRADKFLFHVLRKRV, translated from the coding sequence ATGTCTCAATTTTTTTTGGAGGATGAAAATGTGATTAAACCGGATACAAGACATCTATATTTACTAGTGGTCGATCGAATCAAAAAGGATATCGATAGCGGTGCTTATAAGGAAGATGAAAAACTTCCTTCTGAATTTGATTTAGCAAAACAATTAGGAATTTCAAGAGCAACTTTACGGGAAGCCTTACGGGTATTGGAAGAAGAAAATATTATCATCCGCAGACATGGGGTAGGAACTTTCATCAATCCGAAGCCTGTATTCACTTCGGGTATTGAAGAATTGTTTAGCGTTACTGATATGATTAAACGTGCTGGCAAAAAACCGGGAACAATCTTTGTGTCAACAACTTCTAGGCAAGCAACAGATGATGATATTTTTAAATTTAATTGTGCTCCTGATGAAGAAATTGTTGTAGTCGAACGTGTTCGGACCTCAGATGATGAGCCTGTTGTCTATTGCATTGATAAAATTCCGAAATCAATATTACCGATGAACTATACGCATGAGTTAGGCTCTATCTTTGATTTGTTTGAACGGGAAGCAGGTTGTCATATTACATACGCGATTACCAACATCGAGCCATTAGGTTTTTCAGAGAAAATATCGCCAATCCTGCATTGTGAAGTAGATGCTTCTCTATTAGTAATGAAGCAAATGCATTTTGATGAGAATGATCAGCCAGTTTTTTATTCATGCAACTATTTTCGAGCCGATAAATTTTTGTTCCATGTTTTACGAAAAAGAGTGTAA
- a CDS encoding insulinase family protein, which yields MNLVKEESVQLNGLTLHGIETLKYKTNTIALRLKAPLSDDTVTTRALLPYVLQSGTEKFPSTLKLRTKLDELYGASLNVDVGKKGEYQIITIRMDIANEKYLTDTTPLLKNGLELMAEILFSPATENEGFLKTIVEKEKRALKQRIQAVYDDKMRYANMRLIEEMCKEEPYRLNAHGTIEDLEKITEKSLYEYYQAALLNDEIDLYIVGDIHFDTVKEIVEKAFILPSSRKMNFVKTNVAHKKVAAVNEVVEQQDIKQGKLHIGCRTNVTYKDNDYFALQMYNGIFGGFSHSKLFINVREKQSLAYYAASRFESHKGLLMIMSGIEFVNYEKCVNIIKEQMEQMRNGNFTDDEISQTKAVLKNQILETIDTPSGLIEVLYHNIVSGHKRPIEDWITKIDSIAKEEITAVAAKVELDTVYFLKGLEGA from the coding sequence ATGAATCTTGTGAAGGAAGAAAGTGTACAATTAAATGGATTGACACTTCATGGGATTGAAACGTTGAAATATAAGACGAATACGATAGCTTTACGGCTGAAAGCCCCACTTTCGGATGATACGGTAACAACAAGAGCGCTTCTCCCTTATGTTTTACAAAGCGGTACTGAAAAATTCCCGTCAACGCTAAAGCTGCGCACGAAACTTGATGAATTATACGGTGCATCTTTAAATGTGGATGTTGGGAAAAAGGGAGAATATCAAATTATTACAATTCGAATGGATATCGCTAATGAGAAATATTTAACAGACACGACTCCATTACTTAAGAATGGCCTTGAACTAATGGCAGAAATATTATTTTCACCGGCTACGGAGAATGAGGGGTTTTTGAAGACAATCGTTGAAAAAGAAAAACGTGCCTTAAAGCAGCGCATCCAAGCCGTTTATGATGATAAAATGCGTTATGCCAATATGCGCCTCATCGAAGAAATGTGTAAAGAAGAGCCTTATCGCTTAAATGCCCATGGCACGATAGAAGATTTAGAGAAAATCACTGAAAAGTCGTTATATGAATATTATCAAGCAGCCTTATTGAACGATGAAATCGACTTGTATATTGTCGGTGATATTCATTTTGATACAGTTAAAGAAATAGTCGAGAAAGCCTTTATTTTACCATCTAGTCGCAAAATGAATTTTGTCAAAACAAATGTTGCTCATAAAAAGGTAGCAGCCGTGAATGAAGTCGTTGAGCAGCAAGATATTAAACAAGGGAAGCTCCATATTGGCTGTCGTACAAATGTAACGTATAAAGATAATGATTATTTTGCCTTACAAATGTACAACGGCATTTTCGGTGGTTTTTCCCACTCGAAACTATTTATAAATGTCCGCGAAAAACAAAGTTTAGCCTATTATGCAGCCTCAAGGTTTGAAAGCCATAAAGGGCTGTTAATGATTATGAGTGGGATTGAGTTTGTCAATTATGAAAAATGTGTAAACATCATTAAAGAGCAGATGGAACAAATGAGGAACGGCAACTTTACAGATGATGAAATTTCGCAAACAAAAGCCGTCTTAAAAAATCAAATTCTTGAAACAATTGATACGCCCTCTGGCTTAATAGAAGTGCTCTACCACAATATTGTTTCAGGTCATAAACGTCCGATTGAAGATTGGATTACGAAAATTGATAGTATTGCGAAAGAAGAAATTACAGCAGTTGCCGCGAAAGTGGAGCTTGACACGGTCTACTTCCTGAAGGGATTGGAGGGAGCGTAA
- a CDS encoding insulinase family protein — MEKIVFNQLKETLYYEKLANGLDVYLLPKEGFNKTYATFTTKYGSIDNRFVPIGQNNELHVPDGIAHFLEHKLFEKEDGDVFQQFSKQGASANAFTSFTRTAYLFSSTSTVKENLETLIDFVQSPYFSDQTVEKEKGIIGQEITMYDDNPDWRVYFGLIDNMYKTHPVKIDIAGTIESISKITKELLYTCYETFYHPSNMLLFVVGPINEEEIMNLIRENQNKKEFKEAKEIKRFFDEEPTEVASQKQVLKMPVQTPKCLVGFKAKNPNRRGKALLERELSINVLFDLLFGKSSENYESLYNDGLIDDSFSFDYTEEYGFGFAMVGGDTENPEELAKRLKDMMINFNINSISEDYLARMKKKKIGSFLRALNSPEYIANQFTRYQFNEMNLFDIVSVLEGIQMADLQEVAKDLFDEKCFTVCEVVPK, encoded by the coding sequence ATGGAGAAAATTGTTTTTAACCAGTTAAAAGAGACATTATATTATGAAAAATTAGCAAATGGATTGGATGTTTACCTTTTACCTAAAGAGGGCTTCAATAAGACGTATGCAACGTTTACAACGAAATATGGTAGCATTGACAATCGCTTTGTGCCTATCGGTCAAAATAATGAATTGCATGTACCTGATGGTATCGCCCATTTTTTAGAGCATAAACTTTTTGAAAAAGAAGATGGCGATGTGTTCCAGCAGTTTAGCAAGCAGGGGGCATCGGCCAATGCGTTCACTTCTTTTACAAGAACGGCCTATCTTTTCTCCAGCACCTCCACCGTTAAAGAAAATTTAGAAACATTAATTGATTTTGTGCAAAGTCCATATTTTAGCGACCAAACGGTTGAAAAAGAAAAAGGGATTATCGGCCAAGAAATTACGATGTATGACGATAATCCAGATTGGCGCGTTTATTTCGGCTTAATTGACAATATGTATAAAACACATCCTGTTAAAATAGATATTGCCGGAACGATTGAATCGATTTCAAAAATAACGAAAGAGCTTTTATATACTTGTTATGAAACATTTTATCATCCAAGCAATATGCTTCTTTTTGTTGTCGGGCCGATTAATGAAGAAGAAATCATGAATCTAATCCGTGAAAATCAAAACAAAAAGGAATTTAAAGAAGCAAAGGAAATTAAGCGTTTCTTTGACGAGGAGCCAACTGAAGTGGCAAGTCAGAAGCAAGTGTTAAAAATGCCGGTGCAAACGCCAAAATGTTTAGTCGGTTTTAAAGCGAAAAATCCAAATCGTCGCGGCAAAGCATTATTAGAGCGAGAATTGTCAATCAATGTTTTATTTGATTTATTGTTCGGAAAAAGCTCTGAAAATTATGAAAGCCTTTATAATGATGGTTTAATCGATGACAGTTTTTCTTTTGACTATACAGAGGAATATGGCTTTGGTTTCGCGATGGTCGGCGGGGACACAGAAAATCCCGAAGAGTTGGCAAAACGCCTTAAGGATATGATGATTAATTTTAATATCAACAGTATTTCTGAAGATTATTTAGCAAGAATGAAAAAGAAAAAAATCGGCTCCTTTTTGCGAGCATTGAATTCGCCAGAATATATTGCCAATCAGTTCACAAGGTATCAATTTAATGAAATGAATTTATTTGATATTGTGTCGGTGCTAGAAGGCATTCAAATGGCTGATTTACAAGAAGTGGCCAAAGACTTATTCGATGAAAAATGCTTTACAGTATGTGAAGTTGTGCCAAAATAA
- a CDS encoding SDR family oxidoreductase: protein MNKWALITGASGGIGQAIAKALAEEGYNLYLHYNKNEQAVKTLVSHLPVQSKCICADLSSPDGYLVLTEQMEHFLDVVIFNAGFSHVGLITDLSDEEVQKMVQLHITSPFLIAKHLIPEMVRNKRGKIIVISSIWGFVGASCEVLYSMVKGGQNTFVKALAKEVAPSGMNVNGIAPGTIETKMLDHFSDTDKQEILNEIPMGRFGKPEEIGHAVTFLISEKASYINGEILNINGAWYT from the coding sequence ATGAATAAATGGGCATTAATTACTGGGGCGAGCGGTGGAATTGGTCAAGCGATTGCCAAGGCCTTAGCGGAAGAGGGCTATAATCTTTATTTACATTATAATAAAAATGAACAGGCGGTAAAAACATTAGTAAGTCATTTACCTGTACAATCGAAATGTATTTGTGCTGATTTATCAAGCCCAGATGGTTATCTTGTATTAACCGAACAAATGGAACATTTTTTGGACGTCGTCATTTTTAATGCGGGATTTAGTCATGTTGGTTTAATAACGGATCTATCCGATGAAGAAGTACAAAAAATGGTCCAGCTTCATATTACAAGCCCGTTTTTAATAGCAAAGCATTTGATTCCTGAAATGGTACGCAATAAGCGGGGGAAAATCATTGTTATATCATCCATTTGGGGCTTTGTTGGCGCCTCTTGTGAAGTTCTTTATTCGATGGTAAAAGGCGGGCAAAATACGTTTGTAAAGGCATTGGCAAAGGAAGTGGCTCCCTCTGGAATGAATGTAAATGGGATTGCCCCGGGGACGATTGAGACAAAAATGCTCGACCATTTTTCTGATACTGATAAACAAGAAATACTTAACGAAATTCCGATGGGCCGTTTTGGAAAACCAGAAGAAATTGGTCATGCTGTGACATTTTTAATTTCAGAGAAAGCTTCCTACATTAATGGAGAAATATTAAATATAAATGGCGCATGGTATACATGA
- a CDS encoding DUF3243 domain-containing protein: MSVLDNFEQWKDFLQDRMNQAKGSGIDQGTISNIAVEVGEYLANEVDPKNPEQRLLSELWNVASEQEQQAIANMMVKLVQKS; the protein is encoded by the coding sequence ATGTCAGTACTAGATAACTTTGAACAATGGAAAGATTTTTTACAAGACCGCATGAACCAAGCGAAAGGTAGCGGTATCGATCAAGGCACAATATCAAACATAGCTGTTGAAGTAGGAGAGTATTTGGCAAATGAGGTTGATCCGAAAAATCCTGAACAAAGACTTCTTTCTGAACTATGGAATGTTGCTTCTGAACAGGAACAACAGGCAATTGCAAATATGATGGTAAAATTAGTACAAAAATCATAA
- a CDS encoding DUF3388 domain-containing protein yields MEKEEWYLEYEIVINRPGLLGDISSLLGMLSINIVTINGVETMRRGLLIKCEKQQQIERLESILQTIDNIRVTKLRRPTLRDRLAVRHGRYIHREKDDKKTFRFVRAEIGILVDFMAELFKKNEHKLIGIRGMPRVGKTESIVAASVCANKRWVFVSSTLLKQTIRSQLIDEEYYSDHLYIIDGVVSSKRAPEKHWQLVREIMRMQAVKVIEHPDIFVQHSEYTLDDFDYIIELRNDYDEEFTYEVVDQQHSTDAGFGFSAFDF; encoded by the coding sequence ATGGAGAAGGAAGAATGGTATTTAGAGTATGAAATTGTCATTAATCGTCCAGGACTCCTTGGGGATATATCTTCCTTATTAGGTATGTTATCTATTAATATAGTTACAATAAATGGTGTAGAGACGATGCGCCGTGGTTTACTTATAAAATGTGAAAAACAACAACAAATAGAGCGTCTTGAATCAATTCTACAGACAATTGATAACATAAGAGTAACAAAGCTAAGGAGACCAACATTACGTGATCGCCTTGCTGTAAGACATGGTCGTTATATTCATCGGGAAAAAGATGATAAAAAAACGTTTCGCTTTGTTCGCGCAGAAATTGGAATTCTCGTTGACTTTATGGCAGAGCTGTTTAAGAAAAATGAGCATAAATTGATTGGCATCCGGGGAATGCCGCGGGTTGGAAAAACAGAATCAATTGTCGCTGCAAGTGTATGTGCTAATAAAAGATGGGTTTTTGTGTCCTCCACGCTATTAAAACAAACAATCCGTAGCCAATTAATAGATGAAGAATATTACAGCGACCATTTATATATTATCGATGGAGTTGTTTCATCGAAAAGAGCACCAGAGAAGCATTGGCAATTGGTACGGGAAATCATGCGTATGCAAGCCGTAAAAGTAATTGAGCATCCAGATATTTTTGTTCAGCATTCCGAATATACGCTTGACGATTTTGATTATATTATCGAACTTAGAAATGATTATGATGAAGAATTTACATATGAGGTTGTGGATCAACAACACTCCACAGATGCTGGATTTGGCTTTTCAGCCTTTGATTTTTAA
- a CDS encoding helix-turn-helix domain-containing protein, translating to MVLSLTELGKRLEEARLLKNLTLDELQEITKIQKRYLQAIEAGNYDILPGKFYARAFIKQYAEAVGLDPEKIFDEFASEVPKTETEVTSGLSRAQKKQTPVLNTSSLFFSILPKLLVVVLVVSVAAFFWLYFQKNNGQNNADGKLEENVVESQEDENVTIVNPNEETEVPSEEEQQNEVPTDIEETPNGTETNLEDTEPLPEETATVQQLNQIGQKTGNSPTTTYELKGINQFMVELTSTGNSYIGIKNGKGKSFYGAELKEGEKISYDFSEEQEIELNIGRTLDVAIKINGQDFEFPFPPSEKVHQKIKITFNKEIQQ from the coding sequence ATGGTGTTATCATTGACTGAATTGGGAAAACGATTAGAGGAAGCGAGATTGCTAAAAAATCTTACCCTTGATGAATTACAAGAAATAACGAAAATACAAAAAAGATACTTACAAGCTATTGAGGCCGGAAACTATGATATTCTCCCTGGAAAATTTTATGCAAGGGCATTTATTAAGCAGTATGCTGAAGCTGTTGGCCTTGATCCTGAGAAAATTTTTGATGAGTTTGCCTCTGAGGTACCAAAAACAGAAACAGAGGTTACTAGTGGCTTATCAAGGGCACAGAAGAAGCAAACGCCGGTTTTAAATACTTCTTCATTATTTTTTTCCATCCTCCCGAAGCTGCTAGTTGTTGTTTTAGTCGTTAGTGTAGCCGCTTTTTTTTGGCTATATTTTCAAAAAAATAATGGGCAAAATAATGCGGATGGAAAACTTGAGGAAAATGTTGTTGAAAGTCAGGAAGATGAAAATGTAACGATTGTTAATCCAAATGAGGAAACAGAAGTCCCAAGTGAAGAAGAACAGCAAAATGAAGTGCCAACTGATATAGAAGAAACGCCAAATGGTACAGAAACGAACCTTGAAGATACAGAGCCACTTCCTGAGGAAACGGCAACAGTTCAGCAATTGAATCAAATTGGCCAAAAAACTGGGAATTCTCCTACCACAACATATGAGCTTAAAGGCATAAATCAATTTATGGTTGAACTAACATCGACGGGCAACAGTTACATTGGAATTAAAAATGGAAAAGGGAAGTCTTTTTATGGCGCTGAGTTAAAAGAAGGTGAAAAGATTTCTTATGATTTTTCAGAAGAACAAGAAATTGAATTAAACATTGGACGCACTTTAGATGTGGCTATTAAAATCAATGGACAGGATTTTGAATTCCCATTTCCACCTAGCGAAAAGGTACATCAAAAAATCAAGATTACTTTTAATAAAGAAATCCAACAATGA
- the pgsA gene encoding CDP-diacylglycerol--glycerol-3-phosphate 3-phosphatidyltransferase produces the protein MNLPNKITISRIILIPIFLMFMLAPIGFGDLYLINESLPVSHVIGAFVFIIASTTDWIDGHLARKYNLVTNLGKFLDPLADKLLVSAALIVLVELQLAPSWMVIVIISREFAVTGLRLVAAGEGQVMAAGQMGKLKTVFQIIAISALLLHNVPFKGFGIPLGEIALWIAVILTVVSGWDYFAKNRDVFKNSK, from the coding sequence TTGAATTTACCGAATAAAATTACGATATCAAGAATCATTCTTATTCCGATTTTTTTAATGTTTATGTTAGCTCCTATTGGTTTTGGCGACCTTTATCTAATCAATGAATCACTGCCTGTTTCTCATGTAATAGGTGCTTTTGTTTTTATTATTGCCTCGACAACAGATTGGATTGACGGACATTTAGCAAGAAAGTACAATCTTGTGACAAACTTAGGTAAGTTTCTTGATCCGCTAGCAGATAAATTACTTGTGTCAGCCGCTTTAATTGTGTTAGTAGAACTTCAGCTTGCTCCTTCATGGATGGTGATTGTTATCATCAGCCGTGAATTTGCTGTGACAGGCTTACGATTAGTGGCTGCTGGTGAAGGGCAAGTTATGGCGGCAGGCCAAATGGGGAAGTTGAAAACAGTTTTCCAAATTATTGCAATTTCTGCACTGTTACTTCATAATGTACCATTTAAAGGATTCGGAATTCCGTTAGGTGAAATTGCGCTTTGGATTGCGGTGATTCTTACCGTTGTTTCTGGATGGGATTACTTTGCAAAAAATAGGGATGTTTTTAAAAATTCAAAGTAA
- a CDS encoding competence/damage-inducible protein A has protein sequence MNAEIIAVGTELLLGQIANTNAQFLSKELAELGINVFYHSVVGDNEARLKHVIETARNRSDVLIFTGGLGPTKDDLTKETLASVLALPLVEDKNVLETIASYFKKQHRQMTENNRKQALVIEGSTILSNDFGTAPGLALVCGDCIYMLFPGPPSELKPMYKNYGRKILLEQLEINECIESRVLKFFGIGEAQLETEIEGLIETQTNPTIAPLIEDGEAMLRLTAKNLSIEKARKMLDDVESAIQKRVGHYFYGYNDSTLYQELFQLLKKKNMTIASAESLTGGAFSKELTNLAGASTVFKGSIVCYDTEVKRNVLKVPEKIIYEQGVVSQDCANYMAENVRQLLNTDIGISFTGVAGPDEQEGKPVGTVFVGISITGEETKVYPLKLAGNRDVIRTRTVKHGFFYLLKILLAD, from the coding sequence GTGAATGCGGAAATTATTGCTGTTGGAACGGAGCTCCTTCTTGGACAAATCGCCAATACGAATGCCCAGTTTTTATCAAAGGAGCTGGCAGAGCTTGGCATAAATGTATTTTATCATTCAGTTGTTGGTGATAATGAAGCGCGCTTAAAACATGTAATTGAAACCGCAAGAAATAGATCGGATGTACTTATTTTCACCGGTGGTCTCGGACCGACGAAAGATGATTTAACAAAGGAAACACTAGCTTCTGTTTTGGCGCTTCCTTTAGTTGAAGATAAAAATGTGCTAGAAACAATCGCTAGTTATTTTAAAAAGCAGCATCGGCAAATGACAGAAAATAATCGAAAACAGGCATTGGTGATTGAAGGCTCGACTATACTGTCGAACGATTTTGGCACGGCTCCAGGACTAGCTTTAGTTTGTGGTGACTGTATTTATATGCTTTTTCCCGGGCCACCTTCAGAATTAAAGCCAATGTATAAGAACTATGGGCGCAAAATTTTATTAGAACAACTTGAAATCAACGAATGTATTGAATCAAGAGTACTCAAGTTTTTCGGTATTGGCGAAGCGCAGCTTGAAACAGAGATTGAAGGTTTAATTGAAACGCAGACAAATCCGACGATTGCTCCGTTGATTGAAGACGGTGAGGCAATGTTAAGATTAACAGCTAAGAATTTATCTATAGAGAAAGCCCGCAAAATGCTAGATGACGTTGAAAGCGCGATTCAAAAACGAGTGGGTCATTATTTCTATGGATATAATGATTCGACCCTTTATCAAGAGCTCTTCCAATTATTAAAAAAGAAGAACATGACGATTGCGAGTGCTGAAAGTTTAACAGGCGGGGCCTTTTCGAAGGAATTAACGAATTTGGCGGGGGCCTCTACTGTTTTTAAAGGAAGCATTGTATGCTACGATACTGAGGTTAAGAGGAATGTCTTGAAAGTTCCAGAAAAAATAATTTATGAGCAAGGTGTTGTTAGTCAAGATTGTGCCAACTATATGGCGGAAAATGTTCGGCAGCTTTTAAATACCGATATCGGCATTAGTTTTACAGGTGTGGCCGGTCCAGATGAACAAGAGGGCAAACCGGTTGGTACAGTGTTTGTTGGTATTTCAATCACTGGGGAAGAAACAAAGGTTTATCCGCTAAAATTAGCAGGAAATCGAGACGTGATTCGAACGAGAACGGTTAAGCACGGATTCTTTTACCTGTTAAAAATTTTATTAGCAGATTGA